A segment of the Nitrosospira briensis C-128 genome:
CTGCGCCCTAAAAACCGCTCACTCCACCCCGTCCAACTGCCGGATTCAGGATTACGGATGAGAGAGATCAAGGCGGCGACAATTCGACGGAAGGGCGGCCCCTTCAAGGTGGAAACCTTGATGCTGGATGAGCCTCGTCCCGACGAGGTACTTATCAGAATAGTGGCAACCGGGATGTGCCACACTGATATGGTGGCACGCGACCAGTTGTATGACGTACCCATGCCCGTCGTGCTCGGGCATGAAGGCGCGGGCGTAGTGGAGAAAATCGGTACCAGCGTCAAAAAGGTGGCGCCGGGCGATCATGTCGTACTGACCTACATGTGGTGCGGCCACTGCAAGCCCTGCCTGCGCGGCGACCTGACCTATTGCCAAAATTTTTACCCGCTGAACTTTGGCGGTGCGCGGGAAGACGGCACCACCTCCACCTATGAAGTGCATGCTCACGGTACGCATGAGCGCGGCGCGCCCGTTCACGACCATTTCTTCGGGCAATCGTCATTTGGCACTTTTTCCCTTGCGCATGAGCGTAACGTAGTAAAGGTGCCAGGTAATGCGCCGCTGGAATTGCTCGGCCCGCTCGGTTGCGGCATTCAAACCGGCGCGGGGGCGGTGATGAACTCACTGAAATTGAGCCCCGGCAGCAGTTTCGCGGCTTTTGGCGGTGGTGCGGTGGGGCTGAGCGCCATCATGGCGGCGCGCGTGGCGGGAGCCACCACCATTATCGCCGTTGACGTAGTGCCTTCGCGCCTGGCGCTGGCCATGGAACTTGGAGCGACCCATGCCGTAAATAGCCGCGAAACAGATCCTGTCGAGGCCGTACGCGAAATTACCGGGGGTGGGGCGGATTTTACGCTCGAGTCGAGCGGTCGACCGGCAGTGCTGCGCCAAGCCATTGATGCGCTGGCTACGCGAGGCACCTGTGGTATTGTGGGAGCGCCAGCGCTGGGCACCGAAGCCAGTTTCGATGTGAATGGCGTGATGACGACCGGCAAGCGCATCATCGGAATTATCGAGGGCGACAGCATCCCCGATCTTTTTATTCCCGCGCTTGTCGAGTTATACATGCAGGGGCGCTTCCCTTTCGACAAACTGGTGAAATTCTACACGCTGGACCAGATCAATCAGGCAGCCGAAGACAGCGAGAAGGGCATAACCATCAAACCCATCATCCGTCTGGAATCCTGAACTGTTGCGTCAACGGGCGCTGTTGGTATGAGATCAACGGTTCGCGACCATGGAAATGAAACGGCAGCAGCCGTTCAGCCTCCCGCCCAAACCCCGATTCAACTGGGGTTTGGGCGCTTGTCAAACTCAAATTCTTCGGCTTCTTGCTGATGCCCAACCAACCAACATAAGCCCTGCAAGCATCATCGCGTAAGTGGCAGGCTCAGGAACCGGAAGCGCAAGAAGATTCACTCGAGCGACGGTGGACGGGTTGAATGCAAGACCCTCGACATTGATAAACAGCTCATTTCCAACGAACCGAACGTCCGATGGTTGCAAACCGAGAGTTGTCACGTTGTTATCGATCTTCGCACCGATGATGTCTGCGGCAGCAGCGCTATCGAAGCGGAATACATAGGTGTTTTCAAAAGCCGATGCAAATCTCGTGAAAGGGGCCGAGTTATGAAAATCCATCGTGATGTGATCGCTGGCGATATCGATCGCCACGTCAACGAGATTATGCGCAAACCCGGATTGAACCTCTGTAGCCGGGTTGAAGAGATCGGCCACATCAGGGTATTCGACACCCGAACCGATCACCTTGGTGTTCGCGAAGGATGTGACGACGGGAGTGCTTGACGACGTGGCTTGGGCAAGCGTTTGAAGGCTGACCTCCGTACCATTTATTCCCGCATAAGTAGGCATGCTCAGCAGCAGCGCTGCTGTAAGAACAAGTTTCTTCATCTATATCGCTCCGGTTAGTATTATTGACCATCAGAGTTTGCGAGATAAAACGATTCTGCTTGATGCTCGAGTTGGCAGGCTATATCAGTTGCAAGGGCGGCGTAAACTTCGCCAGCAGGAGAAGATGCTGGTGATTGGATTCTATAGCTGAATCCGCGCATTAGGTAATTTTTTTTCGAGTAAATTGGCAAAATTGGTCGTACCGGGGGCATATTGAAAATATCGCATGCCGGCGCGTATTCCGCTTTGCCAGCAATAGCGTCAAGTTTATGTTTTTATGATACAACTGAGCTGATAAAATCAGCACGAAGCAGAAGGACCTTCGCGCGCTTATGTATACATTTCTCGGGATACCAATGAAACTAAAACTTCACACTATTATCTGCAGCACCCGACCGGGCCGTATCGGGCCATCCATCGCCAAGTGGTTTCATGAACTCGCCGTGCAGCACGGAAAGTTCGAAGCCGTGTTGGTCGATCTCGCCGAATTCAATTTACCGGTTTACGATGAGCCCGAGCATCCCATCCGCCAGAACTACCAACACGAACATACAAAAAAATGGGCTGCGAGTGTGAATGCAGCCGATGCCTACGTTTTTGTGACGCCGGAATATAATTTTGGGCCGCCACCCTCTCTTTTGAATGCACTGGATTATGTGTACAAGGAGTGGAATTACAAGCCTGCGGCGACTGTCAGCTATGGTGGAATCTCAGGTGGCATGCGGGCGGTGCAGATGGAAAAACTTACCTTCACCACATTAAAAATGATGCCGATACTGGAAGCCGTCGTTGTTCAGAATGCTTCCGGTCATTTTGATGACAACGATAATTTTCTGCCGAGCGATAGTCATAAAACTTCGGGCGTATCATTGCTGAATGAACTGCATAAGTGGGCGGAGGCGCTGAAAACGATGAGGCAATGAACTTTTTCCTCGAAAGATATTATGATCAACTTCATTAGCTAAATGCCACGAATTGGTGCTTTGCTCGTGTTGTCACGCGAGCATCATACATCGCTGGTAGTTGCGCGTGATGCGCGGCGGGCAGCGAATGAGAAAGACGCAGTTGCACTGGTCGGGGCAATTGCCCGTATTGAAGCTCACTGGAAGACCGTGATGGCTGCGCACTTTGATGAGGAGGAGCGATTGATTCGAATTGCGGAGGATACGCTTGAGGCGCAAGCGGTTGCACGTATTCTTGCCGAGCACGCCGAACTGAGGGCGCTTGCCAACGAACCTTGCCCACTTGAGCCAGCCATGCGGTTGCGCAGGTTTGCCGACCTTATCGTAACCCACGTACGCTTCGAGGAGCGCGTGTTTTTCCCCCAATTGCAGTCGCACCCTTGCATTGCCAATGCTGATGCTTAGGTGGCTCCGGTCTAT
Coding sequences within it:
- a CDS encoding NAD(P)-dependent alcohol dehydrogenase, whose amino-acid sequence is MREIKAATIRRKGGPFKVETLMLDEPRPDEVLIRIVATGMCHTDMVARDQLYDVPMPVVLGHEGAGVVEKIGTSVKKVAPGDHVVLTYMWCGHCKPCLRGDLTYCQNFYPLNFGGAREDGTTSTYEVHAHGTHERGAPVHDHFFGQSSFGTFSLAHERNVVKVPGNAPLELLGPLGCGIQTGAGAVMNSLKLSPGSSFAAFGGGAVGLSAIMAARVAGATTIIAVDVVPSRLALAMELGATHAVNSRETDPVEAVREITGGGADFTLESSGRPAVLRQAIDALATRGTCGIVGAPALGTEASFDVNGVMTTGKRIIGIIEGDSIPDLFIPALVELYMQGRFPFDKLVKFYTLDQINQAAEDSEKGITIKPIIRLES
- a CDS encoding hemerythrin domain-containing protein, whose product is MPRIGALLVLSREHHTSLVVARDARRAANEKDAVALVGAIARIEAHWKTVMAAHFDEEERLIRIAEDTLEAQAVARILAEHAELRALANEPCPLEPAMRLRRFADLIVTHVRFEERVFFPQLQSHPCIANADA
- a CDS encoding PEP-CTERM sorting domain-containing protein produces the protein MKKLVLTAALLLSMPTYAGINGTEVSLQTLAQATSSSTPVVTSFANTKVIGSGVEYPDVADLFNPATEVQSGFAHNLVDVAIDIASDHITMDFHNSAPFTRFASAFENTYVFRFDSAAAADIIGAKIDNNVTTLGLQPSDVRFVGNELFINVEGLAFNPSTVARVNLLALPVPEPATYAMMLAGLMLVGWASARSRRI
- a CDS encoding NADPH-dependent FMN reductase — its product is MKLKLHTIICSTRPGRIGPSIAKWFHELAVQHGKFEAVLVDLAEFNLPVYDEPEHPIRQNYQHEHTKKWAASVNAADAYVFVTPEYNFGPPPSLLNALDYVYKEWNYKPAATVSYGGISGGMRAVQMEKLTFTTLKMMPILEAVVVQNASGHFDDNDNFLPSDSHKTSGVSLLNELHKWAEALKTMRQ